A region of the Hirundo rustica isolate bHirRus1 chromosome 5, bHirRus1.pri.v3, whole genome shotgun sequence genome:
GTACATAAAAATTTGGTAAGAACATTCTGCCCACCCACCACAATGTTTCACAATAAAACAGCATCACAACATCCCCCTCTTTGAAGAACATTTGGTAAGACCCCAACATTCACAAAAGTTGAAGAAAAACTTCAAATACTGACCATAAATGTGTCTATAGCAACATTTCAAGCATGACAAGAACAATGATATAGTTCATGATACCacataaacaaaaatacaatCCAAAGAACATATGAACAAAACATGATGTTTTCATGTGCATTAAACTTCCAGATGCAGGAATTATGTTTGAAGTCACATGCATGCACAGCTAGAAGTCATGTTGCTTCTTTTTAGGGAGTAGCTATATTAGACTAAAAATGTTTGTATGATTTCCTTGGCTGGTGCAGAGAGTACACAATATTGAATCAACACAGCAAAACAAGACATCTTTCCAAATATCAGACAATCCTCTGATAGTGCAACAGTACCCCTAAGAAAGATCTGGGGTTACAAGGGTGGAGACAATTCCAGAATCATCATTCTTTGTCTTTTAACATTTCCTTTATCAATGAACTTCCTATCACAGCCTTTCTAAAGACAATGACTGATATGAGAAATCATgagtaaaagggaaaataacaaaaaactgTAAATGAAGTAAtgtaaaatatcaaaatagTTATCAGATTTCCTGAAGATCCAAAACTAAAGGATGAAAGTTATCAGGTAGATAAAATTGAGTCCCAATTAAAACTAACATGAGACCATATCACAGTAATAGGTCTTGCATTACcatagaaacaaaacatttacaGATAAATATAACTGGAATGTAACATTTTCTCAAAAGAGTTATGAGAGAGCTCTTTCTTCATTTGCAAGATAAAAATGGATATGTGCCCTAACCTTTCCTTTTCtagttctttatttattttttacagcaaTTTTGTGTCAAAGTTTGAACTTCTTAAAAACAAGTTATTTATGTTGAGCTTGGCCCCAGatcaatgaaataaaatacaaaagggTAGTCTATAGATAAAAAAAGCTGTACTTTGGAAAAAGCAGAGTAACACTGAATGAGCTTAATATGAAGAATTCTATATATCACATGAAGTACAAAAGAAATACAGCATACATGAGTCATTATATTGTTTATATTACAACTTAAATTAACCTTTCCATTTATTATCAGAGATCCTTTTCTACAAGATAGAATACAAAGGAGGACCTAAGATTTTGTTCTGATATTTtgaataaagtttttttttatttgggcAGTATATCAGATTAACTAATACAATATCGTTTCTACAAAGGCAGTCATTTAAATCACATTGCAGGAGTTGTGTTTTACTTGGTGAGGATTTCACACCTTAGTAATTTCGTTGAAATGAGTTGAGACTTCTGTTTAAGGAGATCTCTTCACccaacagaagaaataattacaCAAATGTGCCATCTTTCTAAGCAATATGATGGCCTTCTGAGATCACAGTTCTATTacaatgtatttataaatacctatctttaaaaaatgatttAATTTCACACTAGCCTAAAAAGATTCCAAGCCAAAGTATTTAGCATAGTAACGGTATATTGTACttgtcaaaaataattttgcattttaaattgttGTGTAAGGATTCAATGTGCAAAACCCTTAGAGTCAGCAGATTTCATCTGGCATGGAAAGGATACTAAAATGGGTCTCTGACTGAATAATTTTTAGAAGTACAAAAAGCCATCTTTAACTGTAAAATTACAAAACTATTAGAGATTTGTAACAGAAATAATTCaatgagaattttttaaaaccagCTGTATGTTAATGCACTGAATTTATGCTTCATTTTATAGCTTACCCCTCCTCACACTATAAGAAACTACACAATGGAATGCAATTCTGTTCCTTTTGAAGTCAATAGCCTGTTGTGACTGACTTCAGAAAGTCAGAACTTGACTTCTTGTCTGTCTGAACTATATTGGTTAGCTTATCAGAGCTGAAAGAATGGTGCAAAacattttacacattttaaaattgcGCTTTCTGAATTATTCTGATGTTATGCAATGTTTAATAAATgacttttctgaaattaaaatgagtAACATGCAATAAAAAAAGTGCTTAGTTGTTTGACTTCTCTCATTCTTTAGGATTTCAATTTTAAGATGAAGCGGGGAACAGGAACTTACCTACTTGGTACTTTGGGTAATAAGGTGCCATTTGTCCACTACTGCATGATTGTCTCTTATGCCTTTTTCTTAAATTTGTATCAGTGGTCTCCCATTGTggactttttcttttgtttattctAGTAAGACCTTCAGAACTACTAGCAGGATTATCATCCTGGTTTACACCCCTACTTAATTTTCTGCCATGAAACTGGCCATCCAGCTTTTCAGTCACTTTAGAAGAATTAGATCCTTTAGATGTTTCCActtcattttcttgtttctttaatgtattttgtttaGTAGAATGGGATCTTAAAAGAGgatgtcttttttcttccatataGGCCTGAGTGCTTCTACTGTCAACAgcttcaggagaaaaaatgaCATTATTTAACTTAAATGAATTGTGCTGCTCAATATGGTtgatttttctcagaaatatcCTACAGTCTTTAAAGGTTTTGGCCTTCCAAGTATTTTGAAACAGTTTATCTTGGCTTTGCTCTTTTCTAACATTTTGCTGGCAACgaatttttccatttgcctCTGAATGTGACTTAAGTATATTTGTTAAACCAGGATGTGGGTTAAAGTCAGAAGATCCCATCATCTGTTGAACAAATGCACCTCTGGCTTCATTTTCAGTTGGCAAGAGGCTATTCTGAGACTCTACCAAAGTCTGAGTGGGCTGgttttctactttatttttctcctggagCTTGGGTGTTTCATCACTGGTTTCCTCACTTGTACTTTTAAACAACTGGCTTTGGCAAAATAactgcaggtttttcttttttgatttccAGCCTCCTGGAGGCTGATTATAGAGCTTTTTTGTCTGTCCCCACCTATCATGCTGCAACTTCTTAAATTCATTTCTTCTTAATCTGGCTAAAGTGAAATTACTTTTCATGCTCAAAACTGGAGACCTCACCATGTTATGTAATATTTGCAATTTCCCTGCTGGTTTTGAAGGGGAGGATAGTGCAAACTTTTTAAAGTGCTTTCTGAAAGGGCAAGTACTAGGATCAGATTGTTTAGTTTCCACCTTTATATCTCTAGTACTAACTACTTCTAAGGGATTGCGAGCATTTGCCTTTCTcacgagagagagagactgtGTTTCTGTAGTTTGCATAAACCAGGTGCAGAGTTCATTCATATTACACTTTTtctggaaaagcatttttatagGTGATGTTTCAAGTTCTACAAGGCAGGAATCTAAAGGGTCTGACATTTCAGTATTACAGTCTTGCTCAATGGGATCCCTTTTTTCACATACACATTTGTCCAACTCACTTCCCCCCACTCTCAACCAGGTATTAGTCATCTGTTCAAATCTATTGTTTAGTTCTTCCAACAAGGTGTCACTTGAAGTGGAAGTAGGCCACCACCTGAGAGAGGGATTTGATGAAAAAATGGGATCCAATGATACTTCATTAATGGGCCCGAATTCACCATCCTTAAGATCCTTTATAGCATGTCCTGAACTTCTCAGCTCTGAGGTATCTTTGGATGCTGTGCTCTGATTTGATTTTGCAAGTTTTTCCTTTCGTTCTTTAGCTTTTTTCAAATGGAGTTTGTAAGATTTATGTAGTAAGGCACTTCTACAAGTAAATGCACTAGAAGATGCTAATGAATGCAAAAAATGCAGTGAAGGTTTTCTGTCTCTAGCAGAGTGTCTCGAAGGAATTTCACGTTTTCTTGACACTGTTGTAGTAACATCGTGTGATCCATCCTCTCTAGAATCTTTCTGCATGCTCTTTGCTTGACCCATATTATTGcacagtgggttttttctttcctgtggtaTGTTTTTTTCTAACACATTCTGCTGTAGTAAAGGAGGCAAACCATTGCTGATGCtcacttttctttcctgaggTGAAAGTCTACTAACAGTCACTGATATGCcagaaatttttacttttgctgGTCTGCCAGGTTTTCGAACGGTGGTTAATGGTTTTTTCATCTGCCGTATGACATTGCTGCAAGGATGTGGTGATGCCAGATTACTCTTGATAGGCCTGACATAGTCATAACCAGAGACTTCATTTTCAGTGGAAGGATTCTGGAAGGCTTTTACCATTTCAGTCAAAGCATTTCCAGCTTCTGCATTGTGTCTTGTTCTGCTGGGATCATTGGCAAAATTAGAATCAATGTGTTGTGTGGGCAGAATGCTCATGAGATTTAGATTACCTTCAGAAACATGTCTCTTAGTTCTTCTTGACCTTCCAAAAACAACTGTCACGgtaatatttttgttgctgctaacttcttccactgctgctgcatCAGACTTGACACTTTTACCACCACAGCTAAGTTCAGGCCTAGGTTTTGTGCTTCCACTCACGTCTACTTTTGGTTTAGGAGGCCGTCCAATAGGTCTCTTAACCTGCTTAACTACTTGAGGACCTATTTTCTTTGGTCTACcaggttttcttttgaaaactgatTCACTGCTACTGCTTGATTTCTCCACAACTTCATCATTTTTTCTTGAGTCATTTATGTTAATTTGACCAACTGGACAAGAGCTTGTAACTGCTTCCGCATAAACATAGCTTGACCCCTCCTTAGTATCATTTTCACTGCAATCACAACCCTTGACACAGACTGCATGAGAAAGGTCACCTGTGGCCTGTTTATCTAACAAAGTGTTTGTGTGCCCCTGAAACAAAGAAAGATCTGTGCTTCCCTTAGAAGATGCAGCTGCAGATGTCAAAGTGTATTTGATGCCTTCATGACTGTTAACTTCTGAGACAAACATAAGCTTAATAGGACTAGAGTAGTTTAAGGGAGATGAGATCTCCCCGGCTTCAGATGATACATGCAAGTCCCCATCACTGGACGTTGAACTGCTAGAATTAAAGGTCAGAGATTTCAAAAGGTCGTCATTAATTTCTTGATCTATAACAGTTTCTTGCGTGTTTGATGCAACACAAATTGCTTTGATTTTACTGCTGCTTGGCACATGTGAATGTGGAAGGAAACTCTGTCCTGTGCATCCCATTTCATTCAGAGTGAAAGGTAAGCCCCTTCTAGGAGCTGGGTTTATAACCTGTTCATAAGcattatcttttaatttttggcTTATTTTGTAACTATCCAACAATGAGTTGCTAGTCTTTCTGGCTAAGTTTATTGTGTCTTCTAAACGCTCCACAACAACTTGCAGATTTGTGTCTCTCACAATTTTGCTTATATTTATGTCACTGCATCTTTCAGcatgaacatttttatttattttcattttttccaaacttttcaaagacttttttgTACTGGATGACTTTCTAAACATGATATTGTTTGTTACATACACAGAGTACCACCCAGGAGGCACAATGTTACGTTTAGTTCTACCCAAGATCTCATTACTCTCACCCTTCAGAGGAATCTGACCAGTCTCTTTTAAGGTTGTGCAATCTCCTTGTGTATTTGGGAGTTTTGCCTGGCTAGCTGCAATAGCGCTGTTTTCTGAAAGAACTAAAAAactggagctggtctgaaaatTAGTAAGAGGTAGTTTGAAAGACTCTGTTTGGTGTACTGGAAAGCACATTGGTTTGGTTTGGCAATTCACACATGGATTACTTTCAAGATCTTGCAAAGTCTCATCTTCTATCACAGTAAAACTATGTCTTTTATTTGGATGTATTTTACCAATTTTTTTTGTagatttctttgcatttttctcagaaattgACTTTTTTCTTACAATAGTTTCATCGAGGCTTGCAAGTTCCCTCTTGATTTGCAAAGACTGTCGCCGAATGACTGGTGAATCAGGAGAATTATACGTTGCAAACAGAGTTTCCTGACGTTTGCGAAATCTTGTCTggatgattttattttccacttgTTTATCATGTTGGTGAAGTAATTCCATAAAGCTGTAATCACTTGCCTTAGCATTATGCAAAAGAGAAGTTATGAAGTCTCCTAATTTGACATCATTTTCTGGTGCCCTGTCACTGCTAGAAAGTTTTACAAGATTTGTTGCTAGATCTGTAGTGTCTATTGATTTCAACTTCTCATTAATGCGGTCCattaaatcttgaaaaatggcaGAATGTTCACCTTTCTCAGCATTCATATAACCATCACTGCTTTCTTGGTCTGCTGATACCAGTGTTCCATCTGAACAatcaatctcttttcctttgcatgTTTTACCCTCATACTCAAATTCTCCCTTGCTTCCTTCAGCTGGCAAGAGGGATGGAGGCTGGTTGATGGATATTTCAAGCTTGCTATTGTCTAAAGTTGGAAAATCCATAACCATTCCTTCTGACAATTCAAACTCTTTACTGTGCACAGGTGAGAGCGGAGGCGGCGATGGGCTGCGGGATctgtttgaatttttaatgctgtttaaGAGGTCACAGTCCTTAGCTGAATATGTacatgctgctgctttcacagaATGCCTGTTACAATTTTGCAATTGGTCAGCAAAATACTTAGGAGAACTACAAGCTTTGTTCACCATTGTCTTAATACATCCAATTGCTACAGCTTGGCATGACAAAGAATGGAAATCTTTAATACAAACAGACAGAGGTGGTAAACAAGTGTTTGGCCTTTGATTTTGTAAACAGCACCTTTTTGTCAGCATGTGTCCATTGCAACTGCAAAATGGAATGTGAACATCCTCTTCAGTAAGGGAAGTGGGAGTTTCAGAGTGGACAAAATGTGTTTGCTTGCAATTGCAAACTATAGGAACATTTTCATCCTGTATTAGGAATTTTAACATAGCCAAAGTCTGTTGCCAGTGATATGAACAAAAAGACTCCAAAACTTTGTTTAAtgttgattttcctttttccaaatTAGCTGTTTCCTCTGAATTTGCATCAGCTGTTGAGCttgaactgaaaatgaaaacaaatcaaaacaaaatataaattacagCAAAACACCACATCTAATGTTTGTTATAACGGTTAAAGGCAAGCCTAAAAACCTGACATTTACAAAATAGTTATGTTCTATTTGCAGTATTCAATTATACTTGCAAGTGTCAGTCACTAGCAATGATGTGCATCTTATCAGTGATAGCACTAATCTACcattaagaaaaattatcaTGAAGACATTAGAGGcaaaaagaataatttgaaatacAGCTTCTTGAACCTAACTGTAATTACAACGTTAACTTTCTGATATTTCAAACTAACTTAACtattactgaaagaaaatgtcacCAAGAACCCAGCAGGCCTCGTATTACCCCAATTTCACTAACTAGAGCACAGAGAAGGTAATTGACTAAGGTTCAAGACTGTGGCAGAGGAAAGAACGGATCCATCTCTCCTGAATCCCACTCTTAGATATTTAAATACTCAAGTGTATTGAGTGCTATTCAGGATACATTTAAAGGTATTtctaaagacatttttatttttatatttatttttgaagaacATTTAACAAGCTaacagaaagtggaaaaaaatagccTAGTGCTCTTTGCAGGTAAGATATTtcctttcagttaaaaaaaaaaaaaaaattgcagtggTGCATCACAAGCTCTTCATTGCAATATATTAAACACACATGTGTGCACACAGAGATTCCTTAAACACAAAGAGGTAATCACTACTGGAATAAGTAACTTCCAAGATAAAAGTTAATATCCTTTAAACAGGGTAGGCCTATATCTAAAGATTGCTGAGCAGTTGTTCTCCAATgtattaactaaaaaaaaaaaaaaaaaacaaaccccaaaaaacttaTAAAATACTACTTTAACTATTTAATCAATTTcttataaattattaaaactaATGTCACTACTTACCTAATCAATCATTTTtactgaaaagctgaaaattttccATGGTAGAAATTAATACAGGCATTTCTTCAATTAAATGCAAAATCCTTATGCTGAATAGCAACTACCAACAGATAGTTAACACCTAGTTCAAATGTTCTATTGAAACCAATTGCATGAGCAGAAAATGTTGGAAGAATTCTGTTTTAGAAAAGTATGTACAGTTTAAACATATCACCAAACTCTGAACATGACActaactttttttccctactaTTATcccctgtaattttttttgtatttaagcctatacttcaaatttttttcattttgatttgttttacaACTGTACTAATCAATGAAcaaacatctttaaaatttaatgtgCTGTATTTAAATATAGTTGCCTATagttttccttctcctgtaACATTCAGTATGAAATGGTATACTCAAAATCAGGCACCTAGATGATACTAACTTATAAAGGCATCAGATAATTGTGATGGTATTAGCTGAAGTTGCGATTATATTTAATCTGAAACAATTaagtcttaaaaagaaaaagaaacctctTTGCACTTTGCACTTGCAATCTAAAGTAAAACCCATGATTCAAAGGAATGTCAGTGTCAGGATTTGATTCTTTTTGAAATGCCATTACTGAGAAAAGCCTGACTGTTCCTCCAACGAATTCAAGAAGGTATCAAGATCACTACACTTGTAAAAAGAAAGCTTATTCTAATAATACAATTCCGGACAAAAGGTAATTGCCCTCCCCACCACCATgactttattattttgaaaggattaaaaaaacccaaaaacaaccaaaaaaccccatgccACTAGGCCTTCATCTTCCATATTCTGTTTGTAAATTATAGTGAATTTGTTAAGTGCTAATTTGCTAAAAAGATAGCTTTAGCAAAATCTTTTTTCAGACTCAATTTCTAAAGAGGTACCTAGACTTGCAAGGTGTGTCTATAGTTTCACTGGAGAACTTTAACTATAGAGGGCCTGTATCCATAACTGCTATTTAAAGTCTGTTCACTGGCGGAAGAAGCTTCTGGAGCCCTACAACCTTCTCAAAGTGAGCAACCAAATCATCCACAGGCCTCAAAACTGTTTGGAATTTGCTATGTGGAGATCAACTTGTTGTATAAAGCAATATTCTGATTATCACAGACATAATGGACATTCttctaaaacaatttctttCCTGATTATCCACCCTTGTGTGACATCTATAATCTGCTTCCCCGTAACATGAGTTAGTTTCTAAAGCTGACAGACAACTTTCATCTATTCTACTGCAATAGTCCCACAGTCCAAATGATCTTCCCAGTTTGTAAAAACACATTGAGCTCTTACTCAGTCACCATTTGGGAACAGAGCTTACTACACAAACAAATTCAAGCATTAAAGcaacatatttttcttgaagTGTCTCCCTGATGAGATGTCAATATATTTAAACACTAATTTTTAGGAGCTTTTCAATAAAACTATGGAataatatttcagtttcctgTTATTACCTTCCTGTATCTCTAGAAATTTGTGTTGTCATACTGTAGTTTAGACTATCCTCAGGATAAAAGGCTTAAGCAAAAATTTCATATAAGGAAAACCTACCACTTTGACAAACTGCATACTTCctccaaaccaaacacaaaaagatGGCTGGAGAGAGAGGGCAGGAAACTGAGGGGTTAAGAGGTGAGAGGATCAATATGCACTGCTATCCTGGTACCCTTTGTATTGCTCAAGACAAAGGTCAAGCATGGAATGATATTTCCCTTCTGGCAGATAGGGGCAGTTAATAACATGGAGTGGGGATTGACTAGAGTCCAAAAATGGCACAAAGGCAGCAATAAGATACGCTTAATTACCAGATTTTCAGTGTATTAATTTACATATAAGGAAGTAAAACTTTGCCTCCTCCACAAAACTACCGGAGAAGAGCTCTACCACAGGACTCCCAAAAGAGGTCCTTCCCCTGTCGTCTCAGCCAGAGAGAAGATAGATCACTCCAGCAAGATCTTTACAGAccaggaacagaaacaaaactggaACAGAACATAGTTTCAAGTACTCATACAAACAGCATGGAACTACTATAGAAATATTAATCTGTCTTACGGAAATGTTTGTTTCCTGACTTTATTAAGTAAACAAATACCTCAAAAAAGCTATatattatttatgatttttagCTGCTAACTAAAGGAGGtgttagaaaattatttttctgattttcatctCATTAGTAATTCATCAGTTCTGAGAAAAGAAACCATCCTTCCTTAAAGCTACTATTTCTGATAAAAATTTCACAGCACATTAGTCATTATGAGCTTAATTTGTACAGTTCTTGGTCTTAGTCACTGCTAATCAACTTGTGCCTCAGGAATGAGTCAAATAAGTCAGTGTacaggtttttgtttctttcttttttttttactgaatgaGCAAATCAATCACACATCAGTGTTGTAAATTTATGTGCAAAAGCATTGAAGTGCTTTACTACAAATTACAACGTAGAAACACGTTAACTAAACAATTAAATTCATACAATCAGATTTAGGAATATAACaacacaaagaagaaacagaattacAGTACATTTACAACACAAGACAAATACATGGAATTCATTAGAAAATATTGTAATAAATAATTCATGAATTATAGTGCAATTGATTTATGCATAAATATAACTAATTGCCTAAAAATCAGTTGTTAACAAAAATCTGTCAAAAATCAAGGCAGCCACAGAGTTTTACTAAATTACTGCGACAATGGAAATactgcaattaaaaaacaaatacaagtATTTGTACTGTaaacaactaaaaaaatcaGTCTCACTAAAGTTAATAtacaatttaatataaaattgtcATTAGCTACCAGAAATGGTTTAAACAACTTTACTGAGCAGTAGTTCTAAAAACAGAGGCactgttttttaatataaaatacttgAGAAACATTCAAATAAGTAGAAAGCATGTAGGGCTTGCTTTCGCCTTCa
Encoded here:
- the LCORL gene encoding ligand-dependent nuclear receptor corepressor-like protein isoform X2; the protein is MEKGTEGMAAAAPAPPAAASQCRSPRCTAERRGVRRELDSWRHRLMHCVGFESILEGLYGPRLRRDLSLFEDCEPEELTDWSMDEKCSFCNLHKETASDRASGFGSSQSTPTEELSSQGQSNTDKIECQAENYLNALFRKKDLPQNCDPNIPLVAQELMKKMIRQFAIEYISKSSKIQENRNGSSFEPSLMCKSIQMNQTENSLQEEQDSPLDLTVNRTQEQNTQQGDGVLDLSTKKSARLEEPKYDPLCSENSVSGSSSTADANSEETANLEKGKSTLNKVLESFCSYHWQQTLAMLKFLIQDENVPIVCNCKQTHFVHSETPTSLTEEDVHIPFCSCNGHMLTKRCCLQNQRPNTCLPPLSVCIKDFHSLSCQAVAIGCIKTMVNKACSSPKYFADQLQNCNRHSVKAAACTYSAKDCDLLNSIKNSNRSRSPSPPPLSPVHSKEFELSEGMVMDFPTLDNSKLEISINQPPSLLPAEGSKGEFEYEGKTCKGKEIDCSDGTLVSADQESSDGYMNAEKGEHSAIFQDLMDRINEKLKSIDTTDLATNLVKLSSSDRAPENDVKLGDFITSLLHNAKASDYSFMELLHQHDKQVENKIIQTRFRKRQETLFATYNSPDSPVIRRQSLQIKRELASLDETIVRKKSISEKNAKKSTKKIGKIHPNKRHSFTVIEDETLQDLESNPCVNCQTKPMCFPVHQTESFKLPLTNFQTSSSFLVLSENSAIAASQAKLPNTQGDCTTLKETGQIPLKGESNEILGRTKRNIVPPGWYSVYVTNNIMFRKSSSTKKSLKSLEKMKINKNVHAERCSDINISKIVRDTNLQVVVERLEDTINLARKTSNSLLDSYKISQKLKDNAYEQVINPAPRRGLPFTLNEMGCTGQSFLPHSHVPSSSKIKAICVASNTQETVIDQEINDDLLKSLTFNSSSSTSSDGDLHVSSEAGEISSPLNYSSPIKLMFVSEVNSHEGIKYTLTSAAASSKGSTDLSLFQGHTNTLLDKQATGDLSHAVCVKGCDCSENDTKEGSSYVYAEAVTSSCPVGQININDSRKNDEVVEKSSSSSESVFKRKPGRPKKIGPQVVKQVKRPIGRPPKPKVDVSGSTKPRPELSCGGKSVKSDAAAVEEVSSNKNITVTVVFGRSRRTKRHVSEGNLNLMSILPTQHIDSNFANDPSRTRHNAEAGNALTEMVKAFQNPSTENEVSGYDYVRPIKSNLASPHPCSNVIRQMKKPLTTVRKPGRPAKVKISGISVTVSRLSPQERKVSISNGLPPLLQQNVLEKNIPQERKNPLCNNMGQAKSMQKDSREDGSHDVTTTVSRKREIPSRHSARDRKPSLHFLHSLASSSAFTCRSALLHKSYKLHLKKAKERKEKLAKSNQSTASKDTSELRSSGHAIKDLKDGEFGPINEVSLDPIFSSNPSLRWWPTSTSSDTLLEELNNRFEQMTNTWLRVGGSELDKCVCEKRDPIEQDCNTEMSDPLDSCLVELETSPIKMLFQKKCNMNELCTWFMQTTETQSLSLVRKANARNPLEVVSTRDIKVETKQSDPSTCPFRKHFKKFALSSPSKPAGKLQILHNMVRSPVLSMKSNFTLARLRRNEFKKLQHDRWGQTKKLYNQPPGGWKSKKKNLQLFCQSQLFKSTSEETSDETPKLQEKNKVENQPTQTLVESQNSLLPTENEARGAFVQQMMGSSDFNPHPGLTNILKSHSEANGKIRCQQNVRKEQSQDKLFQNTWKAKTFKDCRIFLRKINHIEQHNSFKLNNVIFSPEAVDSRSTQAYMEEKRHPLLRSHSTKQNTLKKQENEVETSKGSNSSKVTEKLDGQFHGRKLSRGVNQDDNPASSSEGLTRINKRKSPQWETTDTNLRKRHKRQSCSSGQMAPYYPKYQVGGERLPRSKAVQR
- the LCORL gene encoding ligand-dependent nuclear receptor corepressor-like protein isoform X3; the encoded protein is MEKGTEGMAAAAPAPPAAASQCRSPRCTAERRGVRRELDSWRHRLMHCVGFESILEGLYGPRLRRDLSLFEDCEPEELTDWSMDEKCSFCNLHKETASDRASGFGSSQSTPTEELSSQGQSNTDKIECQAENYLNALFRKKDLPQNCDPNIPLVAQELMKKMIRQFAIEYISKSSKIQENRNGSSFEPSLMCKSIQMNQTENSLQEEQDSPLDLTVNRTQEQNTQQGDGVLDLSTKKSARLEEPKYDPLCSENSVSGSSSTADANSEETANLEKGKSTLNKVLESFCSYHWQQTLAMLKFLIQDENVPIVCNCKQTHFVHSETPTSLTEEDVHIPFCSCNGHMLTKRCCLQNQRPNTCLPPLSVCIKDFHSLSCQAVAIGCIKTMVNKACSSPKYFADQLQNCNRHSVKAAACTYSAKDCDLLNSIKNSNRSRSPSPPPLSPVHSKEFELSEGMVMDFPTLDNSKLEISINQPPSLLPAEGSKGEFEYEGKTCKGKEIDCSDGTLVSADQESSDGYMNAEKGEHSAIFQDLMDRINEKLKSIDTTDLATNLVKLSSSDRAPENDVKLGDFITSLLHNAKASDYSFMELLHQHDKQVENKIIQTRFRKRQETLFATYNSPDSPVIRRQSLQIKRELASLDETIVRKKSISEKNAKKSTKKIGKIHPNKRHSFTVIEDETLQDLESNPCVNCQTKPMCFPVHQTESFKLPLTNFQTSSSFLVLSENSAIAASQAKLPNTQGDCTTLKETGQIPLKGESNEILGRTKRNIVPPGWYSVYVTNNIMFRKSSSTKKSLKSLEKMKINKNVHAERCSDINISKIVRDTNLQVVVERLEDTINLARKTSNSLLDSYKISQKLKDNAYEQVINPAPRRGLPFTLNEMGCTGQSFLPHSHVPSSSKIKAICVASNTQETVIDQEINDDLLKSLTFNSSSSTSSDGDLHVSSEAGEISSPLNYSSPIKLMFVSEVNSHEGIKYTLTSAAASSKGSTDLSLFQGHTNTLLDKQATGDLSHAVCVKGCDCSENDTKEGSSYVYAEAVTSSCPVGQININDSRKNDEVVEKSSSSSESVFKRKPGRPKKIGPQVVKQVKRPIGRPPKPKVDVSGSTKPRPELSCGGKSVKSDAAAVEEVSSNKNITVTVVFGRSRRTKRHVSEGNLNLMSILPTQHIDSNFANDPSRTRHNAEAGNALTEMVKAFQNPSTENEVSGYDYVRPIKSNLASPHPCSNVIRQMKKPLTTVRKPGRPAKVKISGISVTVSRLSPQERKVSISNGLPPLLQQNVLEKNIPQERKNPLCNNMGQAKSMQKDSREDGSHDVTTTVSRKREIPSRHSARDRKPSLHFLHSLASSSAFTCRSALLHKSYKLHLKKAKERKEKLAKSNQSTASKDTSELRSSGHAIKDLKDGEFGPINEVSLDPIFSSNPSLRWWPTSTSSDTLLEELNNRFEQMTNTWLRVGGSELDKCVCEKRDPIEQDCNTEMSDPLDSCLVELETSPIKMLFQKKCNMNELCTWFMQTTETQSLSLVRKANARNPLEVVSTRDIKVETKQSDPSTCPFRKHFKKFALSSPSKPAGKLQILHNMVRSPVLSMKSNFTLARLRRNEFKKLQHDRWGQTKKLYNQPPGGWKSKKKNLQLFCQSQLFKSTSEETSDETPKLQEKNKVENQPTQTLVESQNSLLPTENEARGAFVQQMMGSSDFNPHPGLTNILKSHSEANGKIRCQQNVRKEQSQDKLFQNTWKAKTFKDCRIFLRKINHIEQHNSFKLNNVIFSPEAVDSRSTQAYMEEKRHPLLRSHSTKQNTLKKQENEVETSKGSNSSKVTEKLDGQFHGRKLSRGVNQDDNPASSSEGLTRINKRKSPQWETTDTNLRKRHKRQSCSSGQMAPYYPKYQVARYK